From Brassica oleracea var. oleracea cultivar TO1000 chromosome C3, BOL, whole genome shotgun sequence, a single genomic window includes:
- the LOC106331530 gene encoding DEAD-box ATP-dependent RNA helicase 34, producing MAAAKGSSDRRSVGGALDDENLVFETTKGIKQIASFDEMGMNDKVLRGVYDYGFKKPSEIQQRAVMPILKGRDVIAQAQSGTGKTSMIAISVCQIVNTSSRKIQVLVLSPSRELASQTEKTIQAIGVHTSIQAHACIGGKSIGEDIKKLERGVHAVSGTPGRVYDMIKRGSLQTKSVKLLILDESDEMLSKGLKDQIYDVYRSLPHDIQVCLISATLPQEILEMTNKFMTDPVRILVKRDELTLEGIKQYYVDVGEEEWKFDTLCDLYGRLVINQAIIFCNTRQKVDWLTEKMRSSNFIVSSMHGDKRQKERDEIMNQFRSFKSRVLIASDVWARGIDVQTVSHVVNYDVPNNPELYIHRIGRAGRFGREGVAINFVKNSDTKTLRDIERYYGTKIREMPADLA from the exons ATGGCAGCAGCGAAAGGAAGCAGCGACCGGAGAAGTGTAGGAGGAGCGTTGGATGACGAGAATCTTGTCTTCGAAACGACCAAAGGGATCAAACAAATAGCGAGTTTCGACGAGATGGGGATGAATGATAAAGTTCTTCGCGGAGTCTACGACTACGGTTTCAAGAAACCTTCTGAGATTCAGCAGAGAGCTGTGATGCCTATCCTCAAAGGACGCGACGTCATCGCTCAGGCTCAGTCCGGTACGGGCAAAACCTCCATGATTGCCATCTCCGTCTGCCAAATCGTCAACACTTCCTCCAGAAA GATTCAAGTGTTGGTCTTGTCTCCATCAAGGGAACTGGCTTCACAAACAGAGAAGACGATACAGGCCATTGGAGTACACACCAGTATTCAGGCACATGCCTGCATCGGTGGTAAGAGCATTGGAGAAGACATCAAGAAGCTGGAGCGTGGTGTGCACGCTGTGTCCGGGACGCCTGGTCGAGTCTACGATATGATAAAGAGAGGGAGTTTACAAACCAAATCCGTCAAGCTTTTGATCTTGGATGAATCAGATGAAATGCTGAGCAAAGGTTTGAAAGACCAGATCTACGACGTTTACAGATCTCTTCCACACGATATTCAGGTTTGCTTGATATCTGCTACTCTTCCTCAAGAGATTCTGGAGATGACAAATAAGTTTATGACGGACCCTGTGAGGATACTTGTGAAGCGTGACGAGTTGACTCTTGAA GGGATTAAACAATATTACGTTGATGTTGGGGAAGAAGAGTGGAAGTTCGATACACTTTGTGATCTTTATGGGAGGCTTGTTATCAATCAAGCAATCATCTTCTGTAACACAAGACAAAAG GTGGATTGGCTAACTGAGAAGATGAGGAGTAGTAACTTTATAGTCTCGTCAATGCATGGAGACAAGCGTCAAAAGGAGAGAGACGAAATCATGAACCAGTTCCGGTCTTTTAAAAGCCGTGTTTTAATCGCATCAGATGTATGGGCACGAGGGATTGATGTTCAGACA GTTTCTCATGTCGTAAACTATGATGTACCAAATAACCCGGAGCTTTACATACATCGCATTGGACGAGCTGGTCGGTTTGGGAGGGAAGGTGTTGCGATTAACTTTGTGAAAAACTCTGACACGAAGACTCTTCGTGACATTGAGAGGTACTACGGTACTAAAATCCGGGAGATGCCTGCTGATCTTGCCTAA